Genomic DNA from Sardina pilchardus chromosome 4, fSarPil1.1, whole genome shotgun sequence:
ggcttaaatttggaaagacattacatctacatttcaggaagggtcatcaatggtaacagataaggtaatgatcatctttcgttattgttgttagcacttcctcaaactaagctgcgtctcttcggagctgtcattttcataagtgagccttttcagccatttcagcttcaaatgagcttctaacgctagacaaacgcctttatttgcaacgcgatcaccttgtacccaaaccattttcggagcaaaggaaccatttgtcctccatttacaagctccttggtttgcaggactcattggcgctgtaggatttaaaaaagtgacgtgagtgaaagggcggcgccggggctgtgtgtatgagcgtaggacagagagatgagagttgggaaattgcgtggctgttatttcaaatagcataatttattttaaacgaatcggttaaccggtttcaaccggctaatgagcctcggtggtcggtcaagaacatttttagttttcgccatccctagtaTATAACAAAGCAGGATGTGACATCACCGGAGGGGAGGGAGGCGGAGACGTACCAGGAAGATGGGCAGCTGGAACTTGTCGTTGAGGACGACGGCGTGGACGCTACAGGGCCCGCACAGCCTGGCCGTGACCTCGCTCAGGAAGTTGGCgtggaagatgaagaggaggatacCTGATCCTACGGCAAACCCAGAACGCACAACAGGAAAGGTGTGAACGgcgtggatggtgtgtgtgtgtgtgtgtgtttatgtgtgcgtgtgtgagtgcctgtcaGTGTGATTTAAATTCACTGGCTCACAATTTTAACACAAACCAGAGCAGGTGAAAATTATGTGAGGCACAAGCATAAATTTGATGTCTATTATTTAAATTTAAAAATGAGCTCAGTGAATAGAACTAATGGACTGTGTCACTGTGAATTTGCCTCATAATAAAACCTTCATCACTCCTCATCATATCCTCATCTAACAGCAAagacacgtctgtgtgtgtgtgtgtgtgtgtgtgtgtgtgtgtgtgtaccttctccagGATTGTGTGCATTATGTGTGCGTacacagggttgtgtgtgttgtgtgtattggagagtgtgtgtgtatgtgtgtgtgtgtgtgtgtgtgtaccttctccagggttgtgtgtggggggtttgTAGTTGAAGTCCAGAGAGAAGTCTGGCCCCTCACACAGTCTGTGGCAGGCCAAGGGGAACACTGGCTCCAGCAAGGCCAATCGCGTCTCAAAGTACGCTCGGATTGTCTCCTCTGCTACCGTcgataacctgtgtgtgtgtgtgcgtgtgtgtgtgtgtgtgtgtgtgtgtgtgtgtgtgtgtgtgtgtgtgtgtgtgtgtgtgtggtgttggaaagagaaagggaataaATGAGACACACACTTAATATGAAGTCCCCTAATTTAGTCTGTTCAGTCTAAAGATCAGTCTAAAGATTCAATCACTTCCAAAATCTGTCTGTATGGTCCTTAATAGTCAATGTGCATTAAAATGGTCCATCACATTCAAGTGTATGCAGCGTAATCAGTgactatgataaaaaaaaaactaaaaaatgtAAGCACTGTATATGAATAACTACATGATGTTTTCCAGCTAAGATTTCCGCGACAGTGAGAACCCGGAATCCTTTCCCGTGAGTAACGCCCCTTGTCCCATCCTACTGCGAGTCGCGCTCCATACTCACGTGTGGATGTGGTCTTTGATTAGGTCGTACACCACCAGGTTGTTGCTGATCTTGGCAAAGTGCATGGCCGTGTTCTTGTGCTTGGACAGGATGTTGCAGTCTGCACCGTACTCCAGCAGGAGGCGCACTACGTCCGCATTGCCTCGCTTGCATGCCTATCCAGAGAGAACGAGGAAGAAGGGGGCTTTCATTATAGGCAATGCATCTCTTACTGCAGTATCTTGCATCAACCACGGTCATGAAAGTGATTCATTCATCGCTGTTGACTATTTATGGCAACTCGGTACCTCTACTTTCAAGGCATAGACAGGCGTGGGCATTTTAGAAATAGTCTCCATCAGGCTTTTAACGCACTACTAATAGACCTCCTAAGAGTCTAGAACGTGACAAATGAGAGacggagatggggagagagagagagagagagagagagagagagagagagagagagagagagagagagagagagagagagagagagagagaaagaggaagaaggcTAAATATAGATAGcgaaagacaggaagagagatagagagagagatagagggatgagtATAGAGAGTAGACAAACAGatgaacactttttttttaatcccctaggaaagagaggaagcggAGTCCCATATCGCAACCCGATCCCTTTTCTTCCTCACCTTCATCAGCGCCGTCTCTCCGCCCAGCGTCTGGGTGTTGACGTAGCAACCGGCCTCCAGCAGAATGGCCACGGTGGTGAGGAAGTTCTGCACgcggagaggaagggagacaaGACAAGAGCAGGGGAGTGGTGAGGGACCGTAGGGGAAGTTCTGGGTGAGTCCACGGAGGATGTGAGCGGAGCAGGACAGGCTCTGACATAACCGGCCCGGGCCCACAGTGGCAAAGACTGGACCttcctggggtgcgtttcccaaaaccatagtgtTGCTAACTgctagcaactttgttggttggcaatgggaaattacATTGAGCTGAGTGTCATAGACATGCAATGTTGGACACACAAAGTGAAGGTGTGTCTTTTCAACTTAATTCGGTCCCCTCTAAGGATGCTCTGCTTGTGAACTTTTATTACTCTCCTGAAACACCTCGTCAGCTCAACGACTTCTATTTAGCAGTGAGAgacagtgttggtgtgtgtgtgtgtgtgtgtgtgtgtgtgtgtgtgtgtgtgcgcgtgcgtcttCCTACCTTCTCGGCGGCGTGCATGAGCGCGGTGGAGCCGTTCTTCTGGCGGCCGTTCACCTTCACGCCCTTCTTGATGAGCAGCCGCAGGATGTCATCGTGCCCCCCTGCGGCGGCCAGCATCATCAGCGACATACCGCTGGAGTCCTGCAGGGGGCAGCAGAGTCAGTGCCAtaataacacccccccccccaccaccaccaccaccctcccatTCCATGGCCACCACCGTGCTGCCATAACCACACGCCACCACACCACATGACAGACTCCCGAGCCCCACCATTACATCAGGGCGCACGCAAATTACACGCCGCCCTCCTCCTCTAGACTCGGCCTGGAATTCCTCCCACAACTTCACTCCTGCACTCAACGCTGAGGAATGCCAGCGAGAGGAATGTCCTTTAGAGGGGTTTTTTCCGCTGATACGGGAATGTTTCTAAGTTTTTGATTTTTTGGGCAATTTTTATACAAAGACTACAATCCCTCTGTGAGCCCTATGTGAAAGAAGTGGCGGGTGAAGCCCCCTCACCTCCTGATCCAGATTGTAGTCCACGTTGGAGGCGATTGCAAGTTTCACAGCCAGGTAATCGCCACTCTTCACCGCCTCACGCAGCTCACCTGagtcacacaagcacaaacaggcacaaagagagaagagggggatgagtATGATGTCACACTGACCTCGAAAAGAtgatgagtgtatgagtgtgtgagtgtgtgtatgtgtgtgtgtgtgtgtgtgtgtgtgtgggagagcatgcatgcgtgtgtgcatgtgtgagagtgtgagagtcagagagcgagagagcgagagagcgagagagacgcaaaagagaaaggaaaaaagacgtcaagagaaaatgagaggttGAATGTTGTTTCACACGGCGGTCTGAAGCTTGTGTGGTCCGACCCAGACATCTGAGCAACAGCGGGCTTCGGGATGGGAACCGAATGCAGGTGCCCAGAATAAGAAAAACAATTCCATCCATGCTGCATATGTCTTAGTACTAAAGTTTGAGCACTCTGTGCACTCTGTGcaagtgggtctgtgtgtgtgtgtgtgtgtctgtgtgtgtgtgtgtgtgtgtgtgtgagagcctgagagaaagagaaagtggcaaagtgtgagtgtgagaatatGTGATAAGAagaggccataaaagggagagagagaaagagagagagagagagagagagagaaagaaagagagagagaaagtgaaagtgatgagtgagtgtgtgtgtgtgtgtgtgtgtgtgtgagcgcgcacaCACTTTGTACTCACTGGGAGTAAGTGGCTCTGCGGAGAGAATCTCGTCCTCTCCGTTCAAGTGTTTCTGAAAGTCATCCAGTGTCATCCAGTCCAGCTTAATATCCACTCCGAGGTTCAGTGAAGCCTGGCCCCGATCTAcaccatcacacaaacacacacacatttcaccatcACCAAACATTGCCTATTTGCAGCAGGTATTTTTGAACACAGCTAATATTTATTGGTAAACTACTAATTGGGAACAAGAACGGCACAGTCACATCGACAAATCGAGAACAGCAGAGACCCTGTGCCATGTGCCaaatgaccctgatgaaggcgcaagCCAAAACGTTGActgaataaagaaatacatgatactgaagttccgagtgtgccacgacacttcttttttattttaagtCTTTATTTGCCGCCGTGAGCGCCTCATAACGTGTGCGTTTACCATCATCAAACAAACTACTAATTGGGAACAAGAACGGCACAGTCACATCGACAAGTCGAGAACAGCGGAGAGCCTGTGCCCAATCACCCTCCCGAGCCGGTCGGTCACCGCTGGGCCTTTATGGGTCTCAATCAATCTTGCCTGCTCGTTGGCAAGAGTGTTGTGACCCGAGATGGCCTCAATGAGCTTCTTTTGGCATTTTAGAAGATTGTAAACACTCAGTAAGACTTCTATGGGATGCAGCATGACAACGACATCATTTAAACGCAATCAACACACCATTTTCACTCTCTaacctaaacaaacacatctgCAACAACAAACAGCGTGTAAACGGAATTCGTGTCTTCTTGCATTTATCCCGAGTAAccacaacagcaaaaacaaaaacaaccagaACAGAAGTGTCGTACCAGGCGTTTTGTCCGGCCTCTCCAAGGAGTCGTGTGCGTCCTGATTGTCGTCGCCGAGGCGCGTTTCGCTGTCCTGCCTCTTCCTCCGCCGGTCCCGCCACTTGCCGGCGTCGTCCCCGAAGTCGCTGGACGTCGGTgtctccgccgccgccgctcgaCGGTCCTCCAGCCGCTCCTTCCgccgcctctcctcctcctcggccgtGGTGCGCTCCTTGCGCTCgtcgacctttgacctcgaggGAGGCTCCTCCCTCCTGTCCTCGCCGTCCGACTCCGGGGTCGCCGGGCTTTGTCCGGAGCGCGACGCTGTAAGATGGACGACCAGAGTCAGTGAGCCGCGGAGGCACACAAACAAGAATGACCGATTACACCCATTAGAGTagagacttaaaaaaaataaaacaaaataggtCACCAACAgcaggatggaaagagagagcgaggaaggatgtgcagagaaaaagaaaagaaagagcgcagcggagacagagagagagagagagagagaaaatgaaagatggAAGATAATCAGAGATAATAAAAAGAGAACCCTGGGACTCCACATTACAATTACACAGTACCATTATTATAACAAGGGCTTTCTGGGTAGGGATTTCACTATAACTTAACCTGAGGATGTTTATCACGGagtaatcaaacaaacaaacaaacaaacatgcgcGAGTCTGGATATGGAAATCCATACACAGTGTAATGGGTCATATCTACGGTctctggagaggaagaggaaataaGAATTCTATTAAGGGTCCTCCAACAATAGAAGACATTCATTAAACATTCCATCCATATTCCAGATGCTTTATAGCGCTGGCTTGAGAAATGCCATGCATTTAGATGAGCTGtgttgacagacacacacagagaaagaaaaacacacacgtacactcacagAAAGACAGGCACATAGAGATAGAGACACACTGATAACATGTCCTCATAGGATCTGGGCAAGCGACTGTCTTgtatgtctgtctacactgaatctgtTGACTACGCCCTTCTATTGagtcatatttctcattcaaaatggCAGAGCAACCCGAGAGACAAAGACGACTAGAAACGCGTTGatgcagtcaggacactccatGTAATCAATCCAATTTTATACCTAATGTTTGCCTGTATCACATCCTGTTAGGACCTAGTGTATTATTAGTGTATAGTCTATGTGTAAGACACACTCAGAgaaaaacaggcacacacacagagacacacacagagacacacacagagacacacacagagacacacacagacagagagacggcgGCTTTGGCGTGCTTGTTGTGCTGCCTCACCATCTCTGGATTTGTCTGCCTTGTCAGCGTCCGGTCGCCGGGCCGGAGACTCCTTCATGGGCCTCGTCTTCTTGTCCGATTTGGCCGCATTCTGCCATGGCAACAAGAGCAGACTTGGGTCTCAGAGATAGAGCTGAACACTGCTGAGGCAGCAGAAGGGaaggacagtgagagagagagacagacagagagggagggagacagggagagggagagagagagatagatagatagatcaagagaggcagagagagcgagatagatagatagatagatcaagagagacaaagagaaagagagagagatagatagatcaagagagaaagagagagcgagagagagagagagacacttccCTAACCTGACTAACAAGAGATGGCATGCCATACAGAGGAAATGTGCTTCCTGCGTGTAGACTTGAGCACTATATGCTGAGGAAATAAAAAACGTCCACAATCACGTTATCAATCGCCAAGTTTTCTTTCCTGCTCAGGAACTCTTGATGAACTCAGCTGATCTTATTTAGTTTTGGACCAGGAGACAACACTGACTTCCACCAAGTGTTCTTGGCGCTACAGGTAGAAGATACCAGGGTTTCAAAAACAAGGAATATTTCTGTGTCAGAAGTTACCAGAAATGTATGAAGTCGCTACACTTAATCTATTTGCGTATGGTAAACTGGCACAGTAGCCGAGAACCTTAAGCCCTGGTCATTTCAGCAGGCGATGGCCTGCGGGCGCGGGACTGGCATCTCCTTACCTTCTCTGTGCCAGGGGCGCCCGTGTGTTGTCCGTGTCGCCGCGGCGCCCGGTCCTTGGCCTCGCAGTTGAGCAGGAACTCTTCAAACAGGTTGGAGGCGGCACCCTTCTCCCCGCCCGCCGCCCCGGCCCCCGCCCCCGCCGAGCCCTCCCTGCCCTCGTCCTCTTTGCCGCGGCCCgaggacgacgaggaggaggaggacgacgagggCGCCCGctgcgcggcggcggcggaggaggaggaggaggaggactcctGCCCTTTGCCCCGCGGCTTGGCCTCCGCCTCGTCCCCGTCGTTGCTGCCGCCCCCGCGGGGCCCCTTGTGGCccttgctgctgccgccgccgccgctggtcAGGCTCTTGAGCTTGCTCAGGCTGCTGTCCCTGAGCGGGGTGGCCCCGGAGCTGGAGCCCGACCCCGAGCCCTCGGCCTTCTTCAGCTTCTTGTCCTGCATGAGCTCCTTCAGGCCCTGCAGCTTCAGGTCGCTCTTGCTCTTCTTCTTGCCCTCggacctctgctgctgctgcgcccgCTCCttctcccgctcccgctcccgctccttcTCCGACGGCTTGGCCCTCGCCGGCGTGTCGCCGTGGCTCTCCGCGGCGTCCTCCTTGCCGAGCGACTGCGTCTCGCTGTTGGCGCCCTCGTCCTCGTCCGACGACTCCAGCCCCTTCctgggcttcttcttcttcgacTTCCTGCCGTCCTCCACGCTCTccttcttctgctgctgctgcttcccaccgccgccaccgccatctTTGAGCTTGCCGTCCTTCTTGTGCTTCTTGGGGGCCACGGGCGCGTCCGAGTCGTCCGACTCCGGCAGCCTCCGCTTGCTCTCGGCGGCTTTGTGCTCCTTgcgggacgacgacgacgacgacgactgcTGTGGCGGCGGTGGAGGAGCTGTTTCGCGggcctcttcgtcctcctcgtcctcctcgtccgtCTCCGGCGCCGGCAGGGGCTTGTCCTCCTtccatttcttcttctttttcttcttcttgtcctTGAGCAGGAGGTCGTCGTCCTCGGGCtcggcctgctgctgcttcttcttcttcttcttcttcttcacggGCATGGACACCGGCCGCTCGGCGTCGCTGCTGTCCGAGTCGGCGTTGAAGATGTCGCTTTTCATCGGcagctttttttggggggggaagAGAACAAAACGGCGGATTAATGTTCCGAGCAGGCACCAAAACACTGGCAAAAGGCAGTATCAACACCACAGTGCAAAACCTGGTGTCCAAAAAGGGTGATGAGAACAAAAGAAACACCCGCACACGATCATAACCATTTCCCAAGTGTTGCATTTAACAGAAAGTAGATGGCATCAATAGTTCGTTATTTTATTGCACTTAACAGGCAGGCTATGTCAGGCACGTGACTGAAGCTTTCCGTTCCGCTGCAACAATTGGGCTCCACTCTAATCAATGGAGCGGGCTACACCAGATCTGATAGCGGTGCGCACATTTGAAAACAATGTTGCGCTCTGCGAACGGAACGGCGTGCCTGAGGTGGCCTGGCTGTGAGCAGGAGCTGAATGTCTCGCCACACAGTCATCACACCACTAGCAGCCTACTACAGCACAGAGATCCTGGAGTCAAACACAGGGCCATCACAAAAGGCTGCTACATTCTTGACGCGACAACAAAACATTCACCTAACACTGGCACATCACAATTGTTAAAATACAAAGTACAAAATAAACACAGTATTATCATTATTGGTATAGCGCTGCATTGACTATCATGACACCATCATactactggggggggggggcggcatgAGAACGACCCCACCCAGAAAACGCTAGAAGTCATTAGATGTGTATTACCTGGCCTCGGGGGGGTGGCTCAGAGGGGGGCCTTGAGCTATCATCACTGCAAGGGGTCTGAGGTAGTATAAACGTAAGAACGTCAGCATTGACGGAGGACTCAAGGTGGGTTATGGGGCTTCAGGTTGGGATAGAAACTACTGTTCATTcgttaattcattcattcattaattaattcgCTCATGCAGAATGTGCcgtgctaagctaagctaaacgCTGGGTCAGGCAAGAGACCGATTTcgctcagattcagatttcaaTAGGTCATTTCCTGTTTTTTCCATGACCACTATTTCTGCTATTTCTTCTATCTGGTTTTAAGATCAGAGGACGAACTAGGCTGGGGCTGCTTCTGTTGATTAGCatgttgttctgttttgttttgtttcattttgttttcattagttTCCTTTAGACAGTTCCCTTCATGATGATGTCCCTTGCAGTTATCTAACATTAGCATCAGACACAGGTCCTGGGACTGTGGTTGGAGTCGTGCAGGGCAGACTCCAGACTTTATCAAATGATTTTCCAGATGTGTTCTTTCCTACACCAAATCCTTAAGTATTCAACTATCTTGTTTTTTAAAAGGTCAAAACCTACAGGAATACTCTTCCTCTCCCAAAGGAAAAAGGCTTTCTAAATATCAATGGTTTTCCTGGCCTAAACAAGATCATATTTGAATCATAACAAGATCATATctgaattaaatacattttcccCCAAAAAGACATTTCTTTTAAATGTGACCTGTATTACAGTGGTTTGATCACAACTTCTGTTCAGACAGCATTTTACACAAGCCATTTTTCACAGTCTGGAAACTTATTTATAGCTTTTTCCACACCTTCCAAAGCCTTCATCCAAATGACAGTTATTCCAAATCTAATTGGTTtcctgaaaatgaccagaaACAGGAcctatgcacgcacgcacacaaatctGACAAGTGTGGAAACCCAAATCTGGCAAGTTCGGAATCGAAATATCAGTTCAGCGACAGGTCCCCGAGTCCCACCGCTGCCGTCCCAGAGCTGCCAGGTCAAAGGTTACTCACCACACTGGCGTCCTTCTTGGGCTTGTTCTCGGCCAGGGCCTTCTTGTAGGCCAGCAGCACCTCTCTGCAGTCCTCCAGGTGGGCCTCGGGCTCCCAGGTGTCTTCGTCCGCCGTGTAGTTCTTCCAGCGCACGCGGTACAGCACCTCCCCCTGCAGAGTTCAAAGGTCACAGAGAATGATGATGAGCGTATGGGCGACAGTTTTGACCACCACagcatgcaaaaacaaacttgTTTCCCATCTAGACAGGAACTTGACTGTCCACAAGGTCAATTCAGGAGGCAAAAAAGTGACCCCTGGCTCTTTGCTTGCATCATGCACCCCAATCATGACCATCACGATGATGATAACCTTCAGAGGTCCTCTTTTTAAAGAAAACTATAAAGATAAATTACCAAAGATACAGAGGACAGGCAATCAAGACGCTGCAGACAATAATTAACGCAACCAAGTAGAGGAGCTCTGCTACTGATTATTTAGAGGTAGTAAAAGGTAGCACTGGTGGctagcagaggagaggggaaaagagccCTTAAAGAATGAAGGCATGAGTCTCCTCTACCACTAAGGTAACCAATGACCTTTTCCCCTTCTTGGATGTAGTGCACAATGGACAACAGTGTGTTACCCTTGCTTCGACTCAGAACCAACTTGCCAcagaaataaatacatatacgAAAGCAcggacacaggtgtgtgtgtgtgtgtgtgtgtgtgtgtgtgtgtgtgtgtgtgtgtgtgtgtgtgtgtgtgtgtgtgtgtgtgtgtgtgttgtagtagtagtagtagtagtagtagtagtagtagtcgtCATCAATCAAAAGGTCTAAGGTACTGACTTGAAAGCAGTCAATGAAAGACAGTGCAGGGGTCTATCGTTATGGAACCTAAGCGATCTACTCAAGATCTATCGCCGGCCTAACTGGGACACGAGCaggatttgtgtgtgagagcagtaaGCCTGTATCTGCAGTATCTCCTGAGGCAGCGTAGCAGCTGATGAGATGGAGatgggctgggggtgggggagaggtggggggggaggcACGTGATGCAGGAGTCCACTCAGGGCAGAGTGCTCACCAATGGATCTTCAGAGAGAATGTGATCTGCTTGGTGCACTCTGCCCTGCAAGGGCAAAGGCCACTCAaagacaaatgaacacacacacatacagaagaatGCTGACAGAAATGTCACAGGAGGACTTCCGGACACACTAAATCCtctcaaccccacccccacgcaaacacacacacacacacacacacgctcacactcgaCCCCTTGCACTCAAAAGATGGTGCCCGGGTTACTGGGTATAATCCAGATAATA
This window encodes:
- the mphosph8 gene encoding M-phase phosphoprotein 8 isoform X1 → MASGAERPEAGDSEQDEEEDVYEVERIIDMRVEEGEVLYRVRWKNYTADEDTWEPEAHLEDCREVLLAYKKALAENKPKKDASVTPCSDDSSRPPSEPPPRGQLPMKSDIFNADSDSSDAERPVSMPVKKKKKKKKQQQAEPEDDDLLLKDKKKKKKKKWKEDKPLPAPETDEEDEEDEEARETAPPPPPQQSSSSSSSRKEHKAAESKRRLPESDDSDAPVAPKKHKKDGKLKDGGGGGGKQQQQKKESVEDGRKSKKKKPRKGLESSDEDEGANSETQSLGKEDAAESHGDTPARAKPSEKEREREREKERAQQQQRSEGKKKSKSDLKLQGLKELMQDKKLKKAEGSGSGSSSGATPLRDSSLSKLKSLTSGGGGSSKGHKGPRGGGSNDGDEAEAKPRGKGQESSSSSSSAAAAQRAPSSSSSSSSSSGRGKEDEGREGSAGAGAGAAGGEKGAASNLFEEFLLNCEAKDRAPRRHGQHTGAPGTEKNAAKSDKKTRPMKESPARRPDADKADKSRDASRSGQSPATPESDGEDRREEPPSRSKVDERKERTTAEEEERRRKERLEDRRAAAAETPTSSDFGDDAGKWRDRRRKRQDSETRLGDDNQDAHDSLERPDKTPDRGQASLNLGVDIKLDWMTLDDFQKHLNGEDEILSAEPLTPSELREAVKSGDYLAVKLAIASNVDYNLDQEDSSGMSLMMLAAAGGHDDILRLLIKKGVKVNGRQKNGSTALMHAAEKNFLTTVAILLEAGCYVNTQTLGGETALMKACKRGNADVVRLLLEYGADCNILSKHKNTAMHFAKISNNLVVYDLIKDHIHTLSTVAEETIRAYFETRLALLEPVFPLACHRLCEGPDFSLDFNYKPPTHNPGEGSGILLFIFHANFLSEVTARLCGPCSVHAVVLNDKFQLPIFLDSHFIYSFSPVLGSNKLFIRLAEAPTAKVKLLICAYRVQLQ
- the mphosph8 gene encoding M-phase phosphoprotein 8 isoform X2, with translation MASGAERPEAGDSEQDEEEDVYEVERIIDMRVEEGEVLYRVRWKNYTADEDTWEPEAHLEDCREVLLAYKKALAENKPKKDASVTPCSDDSSRPPSEPPPRGQLPMKSDIFNADSDSSDAERPVSMPVKKKKKKKKQQQAEPEDDDLLLKDKKKKKKKKWKEDKPLPAPETDEEDEEDEEARETAPPPPPQQSSSSSSSRKEHKAAESKRRLPESDDSDAPVAPKKHKKDGKLKDGGGGGGKQQQQKKESVEDGRKSKKKKPRKGLESSDEDEGANSETQSLGKEDAAESHGDTPARAKPSEKEREREREKERAQQQQRSEGKKKSKSDLKLQGLKELMQDKKLKKAEGSGSGSSSGATPLRDSSLSKLKSLTSGGGGSSKGHKGPRGGGSNDGDEAEAKPRGKGQESSSSSSSAAAAQRAPSSSSSSSSSSGRGKEDEGREGSAGAGAGAAGGEKGAASNLFEEFLLNCEAKDRAPRRHGQHTGAPGTEKNAAKSDKKTRPMKESPARRPDADKADKSRDASRSGQSPATPESDGEDRREEPPSRSKVDERKERTTAEEEERRRKERLEDRRAAAAETPTSSDFGDDAGKWRDRRRKRQDSETRLGDDNQDAHDSLERPDKTPDRGQASLNLGVDIKLDWMTLDDFQKHLNGEDEILSAEPLTPSELREAVKSGDYLAVKLAIASNVDYNLDQEDSSGMSLMMLAAAGGHDDILRLLIKKGVKVNGRQKNGSTALMHAAEKNFLTTVAILLEAGCYVNTQTLGGETALMKACKRGNADVVRLLLEYGADCNILSKHKNTAMHFAKISNNLVVYDLIKDHIHTLSTVAEETIRAYFETRLALLEPVFPLACHRLCEGPDFSLDFNYKPPTHNPGEGILLFIFHANFLSEVTARLCGPCSVHAVVLNDKFQLPIFLDSHFIYSFSPVLGSNKLFIRLAEAPTAKVKLLICAYRVQLQ
- the mphosph8 gene encoding M-phase phosphoprotein 8 isoform X3 gives rise to the protein MASGAERPEAGDSEQDEEEDVYEVERIIDMRVEEGEVLYRVRWKNYTADEDTWEPEAHLEDCREVLLAYKKALAENKPKKDASVLPMKSDIFNADSDSSDAERPVSMPVKKKKKKKKQQQAEPEDDDLLLKDKKKKKKKKWKEDKPLPAPETDEEDEEDEEARETAPPPPPQQSSSSSSSRKEHKAAESKRRLPESDDSDAPVAPKKHKKDGKLKDGGGGGGKQQQQKKESVEDGRKSKKKKPRKGLESSDEDEGANSETQSLGKEDAAESHGDTPARAKPSEKEREREREKERAQQQQRSEGKKKSKSDLKLQGLKELMQDKKLKKAEGSGSGSSSGATPLRDSSLSKLKSLTSGGGGSSKGHKGPRGGGSNDGDEAEAKPRGKGQESSSSSSSAAAAQRAPSSSSSSSSSSGRGKEDEGREGSAGAGAGAAGGEKGAASNLFEEFLLNCEAKDRAPRRHGQHTGAPGTEKNAAKSDKKTRPMKESPARRPDADKADKSRDASRSGQSPATPESDGEDRREEPPSRSKVDERKERTTAEEEERRRKERLEDRRAAAAETPTSSDFGDDAGKWRDRRRKRQDSETRLGDDNQDAHDSLERPDKTPDRGQASLNLGVDIKLDWMTLDDFQKHLNGEDEILSAEPLTPSELREAVKSGDYLAVKLAIASNVDYNLDQEDSSGMSLMMLAAAGGHDDILRLLIKKGVKVNGRQKNGSTALMHAAEKNFLTTVAILLEAGCYVNTQTLGGETALMKACKRGNADVVRLLLEYGADCNILSKHKNTAMHFAKISNNLVVYDLIKDHIHTLSTVAEETIRAYFETRLALLEPVFPLACHRLCEGPDFSLDFNYKPPTHNPGEGSGILLFIFHANFLSEVTARLCGPCSVHAVVLNDKFQLPIFLDSHFIYSFSPVLGSNKLFIRLAEAPTAKVKLLICAYRVQLQ